Part of the Ochotona princeps isolate mOchPri1 chromosome 15, mOchPri1.hap1, whole genome shotgun sequence genome, ATTGGAAAAAAGCTTACCTATAGTGACACACTATAGCTAAGCTGAATGCAGTCTTATTTTCAAATACTGTGATTGGGTAAATAGTGGATTCATTCTTTCAGAATACATCTTTTTCTACTACAAGTCACAAATGAAACTTTCtagtcaaaatatttaaaattgatttCCACAATGGGCTAAAAGGCTCTGAAAAATCCACAGCTTACAGGATTAAAAAaagttactgatttatttgaaatgggatAGAGAGAGATGATGCATCTTCTGATGCACTCCCAATGCTCGTAACTccagggcgggggcggggcgggggcggggtgggggcggggcagctgaaagcaggagtccagaattcagtctgggtctcccacgtgcacgACAGGGATGAAGGCTCCTGCGGCATCAATGCGGCATCCAAAGGGACGTGTTTgggtgtcgcggctagctgagccggcgtagtaggcacggcgaatgtccgagcgaaaagcaccgacacacggagaccatgatggtgttacaagtgctgggagccgactccCCCGAGCCGTCCTcaacaagcctctttattaccatattctctcctctttcccccaagcccatcaacaggacaataggacgccaatgaatctgcaaaggctaggtgctactgccttaggcccgattcctgagtgctcagcttaaggaatgtaaatcaactcctcagcccacaacatttGGGGGAAACCGAATTCGAAGTGGAATCAGGTCTTCAACCCACACACCCTGATAAGGGATGTGGTTGCCCTAGTTAGTGTCTTAACCTATATGCCCATTCTGAAACAAATGGTTCAGTTAAAGAATTGAATGCTTTGGGACCAGGGCAGTGGCTGCTCCTGACCAAAAGGGGAAACGCTGACAACGAGTATTAAGCTGTGAGTTCCTCATATATGAACTTTATTGCACACATGTTGatattttatatacttatttgttGAGATCTTTTGTTATGAAAATATGGAATTTTATCAAATGTACTCTTGTCACCCATTGAGATTAACCTATGATTTTTAAATACTACCTTTGATAGAGAGATCATATTATTGCTTTGAATATTTGAACCATGCTTACATTCCTAGGATAAGTTTCACCAGATTATTTTGCAGAAACCTTTTCTTGTGTTGTTGGAATCAGTTTGCTAAtatatttttgagaatttttgagtttattttttttaagatttatttattctttattagaaggtcagatatacagagaggaggagagacagagaggaagatcttcactccccaagcggccgcaacggctggagctcagccaatctgaagcccagaggttctctcaggtttcccacacaggtgcagggtcccaaggctttggggcatcctcgactgttttcccaggccacaagcagggagctggatgggaagcggggctgccaggatcagaaccagcatccatatgggatcccaggcatgcaaggcgaggactttaaccactatgctatcacgctgggcccgagTTTATGTTTGTTAGGATTACGAATCTCTAACTTTCTTTTCTTGTAATATCCTTATCTAGTTCTCATGCAAGAGTAATGCTGGTGTCATAAAGGGAATTTGGAAGTGATCttcaagttttttctttctttcttttttttttttttcaaaaaatgtgagGAAAAAGGAGATAGATTCTTCAAATTTGTGATAAAATTCACCTGTCAAGGTTATTGACCATGGATGTTTCTTTGTAGGAGATTTCTGATCACCATCTCCATCTCTTGCTGTTGTTCTGAAGAGATTTTCTGATTCTTCTAAGATTCAATCTTGTCTCTAGGAGTACATTTGTTTCTTTGATGTTGTCCAATTTTTGGCACATATTTGTTCATAGAATTGTTTGTCGATGCTTTGTGCTTCCAGAATATCAattataatttttgttgttttagtttTAATCATTTGGCCTCTCTCTTTTATGTGTTTATCATAACTAAAGGTTTACcaatttgtttatcttttaagAATCGTTTCTCCATTTTGTCTATCTACTGTTTCTCTGGTCTCAGTTTATCTCTGGGCTAATTTgcattatttcctttcttctgccaactttgctttttgtttcttcctcttttttagtTCTTTAGAATTTAAAGTTAGATTAGGAgcttttccttttagtttttaaCTTTGACGTTCAGAAACTTCcctcttaaaacatttttttgcattCCGTAAGTTTCGGTGTCTTTTGTTCCTGTTTTTCTGACAGAGAAAATGTGTGGGCCTCAGGGATCTCAGAGCTTGGTACACGGGAGCACTGTTGATTGAATAAAGACACAGGGTCCACGGTCTATGATTCCAAGGTGCAAATGTTCATTGCACCATGTTTTTATACTATGTTTTTCATGCAAAGCCAGGCTATCTGAACAATGCTAagtagaatatcatcacaaaGCAATCTGCCATGCACATGAACTTTCACCAGGTTGTTTTACAGAACACATGTCAGTGTTTCTTCTCACAAACATTAGTCTTTACAGGTCAACAGGTGAAGGCTGCGTTCCAGGAACTGGGATGGAATGCAGCCAACGGAGAAAACCGTCCCAAGAACAGAGCTTCCCGGAGTCTCTCATAGGATAGGTTTTCAGGCACACATCCCTGAGTTATCACAGGGTCCGGGGAGGGGGTGTGGGGCTTCTCTGGGGTTGCTCAGGCACCTGCTGATCCTTGTCCCTTCCTCTTCCCAGCCTTGTCACAAAAATGAATTACTGctcagagacagaaacaaaacaaaagggaCAACAAAACAAAAGGTCATTAGAATATATTTCAGAGAAGCAGTGACCCAGGACACAGAGCACATGACAAGCCAACGTCTTGGCATGGCACTTTTGTCCCTGAAGTAGATGGTTGATTGGCCATGTGGCTCACATTTGGGATCACTGTACACGTGGCCTCAAGCCAGACTTTTCTAGTCGGACTGAGTTCTCATCACGATACTTACCCACAAGTTTATCCTGGCACACAACAGAGTTCCTGATCCCTCCCCTACATgagggtttctggctcctgtccaTTTGCTCATGTCTACCTAGCCATCTCCGTTCATGAAgagttaaatgtttctttttctggttttagcAGGCAATATATTGTTTAATGTTTATACTTGTATATTGCTTATAATTGTTGTGGGTAGTCACAACACATATAAAATGACCTGATCCATAAAATGCTGCCAGCCCTTTTCACATGGATCAGGATTCCGAGTAAGGTCCATTGGAACTCACAAACACTTGAATCTGATAGTCTGATAGTCTGTGAAACCAGCAAATGGTGACTGGAAAATCAAAGTGTAGGCTCCTGAAGGCTTTAGAGGAACGTGAGCTTGATGCACGTGTTCTTTTTTGGAAATAGGTCCTATGTGAACCCTGATAGAGAGTGTGCTCTCGATTGCAATAATCGTGTGACTGCAGTGTCCTGAACAGTTAGCATCTGTCCCGTCAAGGAAGCATTAGTCCGGGTTTGTAGGCAGGTCTGTCCCGTCAAGGAAGCATTAGTCCGGGTTTGTAGGCAGGTACTTCATGAAGTTACTGACTGCAATGTTTGTCATGTCTACATCAAGTATGTTCAAAATCATAAATAGATTTTGTGACCAGTGACTACCATTTCCAGTACACCTGCTCCTAACAGCCAACTATCTTTCAGCATATAGCTGTGATCACATGGGACATTCCCTCCTTGCAGCTTCTGAGATAAAAGATGTTGGGTCAAGTTTACAGAGGTGCTGCATGTAATCCTGGCAGCAGCAAGAAATGGACAAGACTATTGTCATACAAATATGACTCAAAGGTGCTCCCTAAAGAGTactgaactaaaaaaaaatactcctaaTGGGCATAAATTTAAGTTGCATGTCTTACTGTTCTCTTGGTTGAAATACAGTTCAAGGGGCTTGTGTGTGATTTCACAGATTAAGCCTTCCCCTGAAGTGCCAGCATATACTGTATGagcgctagtttgtgtcctggcttctccagttccagtccagctccctgctaatctgcctggcaAAGCATCAAAAGATGGGCCTCTCCATTCAGATGGTAGATCCtggagaagttccaggctcctggctttcaactggcccagctctggccattgcagctggtTATATGTAGGACCATAAAATTCCCTATCAAGTTTCTGATGAACTAAAACACTTaatttcttaccaaaaaaaaCTTATTGTAAATTGAAAATCATTGTTTTAGTGGAAAATTGATATTGAAACATTTTTATGGTTCTATTCAAAGGAttcacataaagaaaaaataaaacctctCTAATGTATTTTAAGTCCAATGAAGCTtaaattaacaaaattattttttttaatttattttttacatccAGAGCCTACATGGTCCTCTACGGACCTTGTCTCCAAAACCTGGAAGTCTCAGTAAttgacttctatttttttctgctcTCTGGAGGACACTGTCCCAGAAGGTGACAGAAATCTCAACGCTTCAATTACTTGGAAAAGTTACATGGTTATACCTAAACCGAAGCCCGTTGGGTAACTGCTATCGATATTTTGGCAAATTGTTAGCAATTCCAGATGGTTCAGGGCTTCCACTTTCTCATGCATGGCCATCTTCGCTCCCTCCTTAAAGCGCACAGACATCTGAGAAAGCAGGGTAGTAAATGTCCTGTGGATTGATGGCTCAGGTTCCAGTTACGTAACTATGGAGTGTAATTCCTGGGGTTGTTTTAGCATTGGCAGAACATCAGTTAGATAATTTACTGCAATTCTCTTCTGACGAGAACATTTTGAATGCTTCAAGAGATCTATTGCTGAAGGaaaaggcaattttttttcccttttggaaaAGGCAACTTTTAAAATACAGCAATGGAAACACAGATTGTATTTCTCTAAGGGAAGACTCTAAAACTGGGGTAATGAATGTGTTTTGGGGAAAGAGGCTTATTTTACCACAAAATGGCAATTTTTCAGTATTTGTGGTCATGACAGTAAGTGTTTAACTTTATTCTTATCATTTATAgacttaaaagaataaaaagagaaaacccCTGGAatttgctgcttcatttttgAGAGACTCTGATAAAAGTTCAAAGAGCAAAAGGTAAAGATAACTTTTAAAGGATATGAgatttggaaaaataataaatctgaatGGCTATTTGCTTGTGGACTACCTGGGAAGAACTCTGTCTTCCAGGCATATAAATAGGACAAATACGATTCAGTCACAACTATATTAATATTTATGACATTATGACTATTATAGCATTTATGACAGATTATTAAGCATTTTTCTCTCATTCCACCTAATAAATATATCATAATTAATAGTCATTTTTCAGATGTTAAGCATTATACTGACAACAAATACTCAGAAAATTTTGTCAAAGAATgaatgataaatatttaatagtaatgcaagactatgacattggaATATACATGATAGGAATGAATCCTAAATATTAAAGTAATGTAAGTCATTGCTAGGATGTGAAACTAGCAAAATGTCAATgtaaaatttctcaaaaataatGTTACATGATTGATTCTGGCTGTCTTTCACACAGCTAGATCTCCACAGACCCTAAGGATGATCTAATGTAAAATATTGGTCCTTTGAAATAGAgctatttgcatatttatttttaatggggtTAGTGAATACCTTATTCtctacattaaaaaagaaatctttttttttttaaatatttattcattttattacagccagatatacacagaggaggagagacagagaggaagatcttccgtccaatgattcactccccaagtgagctgcaacgggccgatccaaagccgggaacctggaacctcctccgggtctcccacgtgggtgcagggtcccaatgcattggcccgtcctcaactgctttcccaggccacaggcagggagctggaggaggaagtggagctgctgggattagaaccggcgcccatatgggatcccgggactttcaaggcgaggactttagccgctaggccacgctgccgggccctaaaaaagaaatcttacgtAATGGTAACACATAGCATGTAATTTTCCCCTtagtcatttttgttttcctcaaacaaaatattacattttccgcagatattttttgtattctttctGGACTTTTAATAGTGTTTCTGATTCTGTCCCACAATTAATAGAAATTTAAGTTTATAAAAGTTTATCCAACAAAACCCACATATGTCATTATGTTTCAACTTAAACAGGACTGCTGTGAATTTTAACATCATACcgaaatgtaataaaaagaataatgataAACACTTGTTGAATATTTACTGGGCCATAATGGTACCCTTTGATTTATGTTACATTGTTCATTTTCTATCTGCAAAAATCTTTGAGGATTGCAGAATTCTTGTCTCTCTTCTGACTACGGGGATGCTATTGTATAGAGAGTACAAGAAATTTGTCCTAGATCCCATTGAGAAAGTGAAAGAAGCTGAACTAGACCCCAACCCAAATCTGTCTGACAGTGAAAGTAGTGCTGACTACAGTGGGACTGCACAGGCTCCACGCTTATCACTGATTCCCCCTGCACCAATTAAAGTCCAGACACAGAATGCTACACTGACAATATTTGTAGAAGTTATGTATaacctttcttttaaagatttatttatttttattgcaaagtcaaatattcagagaagaggagagaaagagaggaagatcttcgctccgatgattcactcctcaagtaaccacatcggctggtactgtgccaatccagagccaggagccaggaacctcttccgggtctcccacgtgaatgcaggaacccaaggctttgggctgtcctcgactgctttcccaggccacaagcagggagctggatgggaagtggaacagccgggattagaaacggtgaccatatgggatcccggtgcgttcaaggcgaggactttaaccactgctaagccacactgccaggcccagttATATATAATCTTAAGAAACTTATTTTCACATGAATATGTGATGATAGTACTTGTGAAATGGAAAAGATTTTTGGCATGGATTGAGAagtagaaaatgtattttaatgaaaagaaattttaactttttttctgagGTATGAGGGGGtgttgaaaaagttcatgaaaaatacaattttttaaaaaaagccatatATGGAttacaaatatttgttttcccCTGCTGAAATACATCCTTCTACTCATTTTCTATGACAGGTGCAAGTCCGTTAAAAGAACCAGAAGCCTTCCTATTCAAATGATTACACAGTGCAGCAATGGATCAAGAAGATGATTTGTCTCTGCATTCAAAACTGTGAAATAtagataaactttaaaaagaatcattAAGAACAAAGATTCGAGAGCCAGGTTTGTTGGTTTTAAATTCCTCTTATAACTACAATAGTGAATTTcaacagatttcatttttttaaacctcaGTTTGCTCATGTGAAACTTGGGAAACGATAACATGTATCCCACAGCATTATGGTATGGATTAAACGAGGTCCCATGAAAGCCCTTAGAAACGTGTCTGGCATATTAAGTAATGCCACATAAATGtttactattattttaatttcCCATACAACGTCATGCACAGTtccaagagaagaggaaaaatgtTAATATGAGGATATgtcagttcatggaaaagtggaattaaagataaattatggtgcaataaatttttgaaatctgtgcatgatttttaaaatgtgtattttccattAATGTAGAGAAGATTTCTCATAcaagaaattaaatttatttgagcAAGCTAAAACATAAATCAATGATGACACTGTTTTCAGTGTAAGTGAGAGCACAGTCTTTAAGACTCTCTTAAGGATCTCTGGTTAGGTTTCCATTCCTAAAGAAGCTATTCTGTCTAAATTGTCTCTACGcatcttattaaaaaataaaaaagcacaggaaagagaaaattttTCCTCAGGGAAGTTTTCATGGCATATCTTGAAAAGATTCTAGAAAATTAAATACTAATTTTTTGTGTGTCTGATAGCACACACATTTTATCTTCCTTCAGAATTCAAATTTTCCATGACTCACAAGAGTTAATTGCACATATTAAATATTAAACTTAGTCAATTTCTTTATATCTATTGGTACTCCACATTAAGCCCTAATGTTTTTCTCATCTTCAATACCAAAATCCCCATTGTCTCTAACGCCAGACTAGCTAAATTACTTCCTGAATACCATTTATCAAATGTACCCTCTTACAGTCACTGGCTTTTGATGTTAAATTTACTAGGCAAACTATGAGGAAAATATAGAGAAAAGTGATACTTGGAAGTGTGAAAGTCACCTTGGTAGTCAGCTTACAGGCAAAGAATTTTGCCACTTGCAAGAACTAGGAAATAACAAGCATTTGCATTAATCAATTGCTTCAATTTGTCATTGCATTTCCATAAGGCTGAAATTAATGGTTATAGAATAATCTGATAAGCCCTACTAACGTAAGACGTTGTTTGTAAAACtagaaatgaagccaggagttcatttgttcattttgcccTGTGCCTCTCAGCAGGTGTCTGCCATGGGTGACAGGGGAACGAGCAATCACTCAGAAATGACCGACTTCATTCTTGTAGGCTTCAGGGTCCACCCAGAGCTCCACCTTCTCCTCTTCCTGATTTTTCTGCTTGTCTATGCCATGATCCTCCTGGGGAATGTTGGGATGATGGCCATTATTGTGACTGACCCCCGCCTGAACACACCAATGTATTTCTTCCTAGGCAACCTCTCATTCATTGATCTCTTCTATTCGTCCGTCATTGCACCCAAGGCCATGACCAACTTCTGGTCTGAAAGCAAGTCCATCTCCTTTGCAGGCTGTGTGGCCCAGCTCTTTCTCTTTGCACTCTTCATTGTGACGGAAGGCTTCCTCCTGGCAGCCATGGCTTATGACCGCTTCATTGCCATTTGCAACCCACTCCTCTACTCTGTCCAGATGTCCACACGTCTCTGCGCTCAGCTGGTGGCTGGTTGCTATTTTTGTGGCTGTTTCACCTCAGTTCTTCAGACCAGCATGACCTTCAGTTTATCATTCTGTGCTTCTCGGGCTATTGACCACTTCTACTGTGATGCTCGTCCACTGCAGAGGTTGTCCTGTTCTAACCTCTTTATTCATAAAGTGATATCTTTTTCTTTATCCGGTATCATTATCTTGCCTACCGTCACAGTCATTATTGTTTCCTACGTGTACATTGTGTCCGCAGTTCTAAAGATACGCTCCACGGAGGGCCGGAAGAAAGCCTTCTCCACCTGCAGCTCTCACCTGGGGGTCGTGGGTGTGCTGTACGGCGCCGTCTTCTTTATGTACCTCACACCTGACAGGTTTCCTGAGCTGAGTAAAGTGGCCTCCTTGTGTTACTCCCTTGTCACTCCCATGCTgaatcctctgatttactccctgagAAACAAAGATGTCAAAGAGGCTCTAAGAAAACTTGTAGAGAAGAAAAATGCTCtcttttgattattatttctCTTCTGCCAATTGTATTGTGGCTCTTTGCTTCATTTCTCTCATGGCCATTCATTGAAATTCTCatgaagataattttaaaaatgcaattaattgtttttttttctgtgttgcttCCTTTCCCTGTATTACTTTGTACGTCAGTTCAGACATccttaatctctttttttttaacatatatttttattacatttccttttttttaaactaattacattgcattatgtgatacatttttttatgcactgggattacccccacccctcccaaaaccctccccccacggtggattgctccactttgttgcatgcatttccatagttcaaattcagttgacattctttcattggaggtatttaccaagcataaagtccagcatcttattgtcctggtaagttcaatggtttcttggtgagaccatctctggtctgaaggtagagccggcagagtatcattccaatcaattaaaagtcccaacataatatttccaactatttacaacattatggcattaattgacatggtattgattaaccaatatgttaataggaaaatgcaggttctcaaccacaacctgtgacttcttcatagacatttcaattttggtttacattcaaccgtattctatacaccttaaaatggcttagattactattcagctgtctcatgcctattttaattttagcctttagcagtttatagcattgaagcatgatttcgctgaacctggctgtttttcgggtggtctaactctataattctaacaggatatatgtcaacagtttaggtgagcatgtttaggaggggtgcgcagagaaatcttccataccctagttaggagtaactaatctttgtgtcccgcccagtgagttataagtgcatccccactggccgtttcctgtctgtttctaagctttccttgttgttctctggaTTTCAGACATACTTAATCTCAAAAGTATTGTAATGATGAATTCTCCCGCTGATCACCAGTGACACTTTACTTCACAGAATTCATTTGCCTGGCATACTGTTGAACAATATTTTGTAGTTTCATTGCACTTTTTAAACTACATTTTATAATGTTTATGATTCTGATTTCTCTCCCTTCTgcacaccatcatcatcatcattcacCGACAAAAAGCCCATTTgggtttaattatttaa contains:
- the LOC101525027 gene encoding olfactory receptor 9K2, which produces MKPGVHLFILPCASQQVSAMGDRGTSNHSEMTDFILVGFRVHPELHLLLFLIFLLVYAMILLGNVGMMAIIVTDPRLNTPMYFFLGNLSFIDLFYSSVIAPKAMTNFWSESKSISFAGCVAQLFLFALFIVTEGFLLAAMAYDRFIAICNPLLYSVQMSTRLCAQLVAGCYFCGCFTSVLQTSMTFSLSFCASRAIDHFYCDARPLQRLSCSNLFIHKVISFSLSGIIILPTVTVIIVSYVYIVSAVLKIRSTEGRKKAFSTCSSHLGVVGVLYGAVFFMYLTPDRFPELSKVASLCYSLVTPMLNPLIYSLRNKDVKEALRKLVEKKNALF